A genomic window from Plasmodium reichenowi strain SY57 chromosome 6, whole genome shotgun sequence includes:
- a CDS encoding hypothetical protein (conserved Plasmodium protein, unknown function), whose protein sequence is MNCIKDNKIFLKDPKGIDKDGYFENFMLWNNEEEKRKERIINVEKYMDGEKYMDVEKYVDVEKYVDGEKYVDVEKYMDVEKYMDVEKYMDVEKYMDVEKQTNDDNLIDHVKEKEGAFFFRINRRQKNRNKKLTDIIVLKNILNVYFLFDKNNQGFIDNIYACHLIQKIYENNIEFILKNIKLIEYIKDNNNNNNNVNNKKVMKVLHKNKGNHMDNIKDEIKEKNEYMKQFAHFLLCLLMDISIFQIDGNFTFLKKKHFIDIINHFVQTNRITKNSNNNNNNNNNNNNNSNNNSNIYECFKYPRNIITKFYDYIYYMKPKQDEKKKIIFEKKKRIKSLKRNVILFNEQIVNANLNTHIHYFKQIKNKKLKILKNEIKKNEMNECSFSPQINIYKKCKKKNYDTIDSYDQMIYNYNDEEKGKTNIFIPSKNITYDIDTSVERELLSPTKNIFTYSNVLLDNMCYEGQEQDVNSGVTLKYIIHQGYKKPKKIQWHDTLRY, encoded by the coding sequence atgaattgtattaaagataataagatatttttaaaagatcCAAAAGGAATAGACAAGGACGGATACTTTGAAAATTTTATGTTATGGAATAATGAGGAAGAAAAGAGAAAAGAAAGAATTATAAATgtggaaaaatatatggatGGTGAAAAATACATGGATGTTGAAAAATACGTGGATGTTGAAAAATATGTGGATGGTGAAAAATACGTGGATgttgaaaaatatatggatgttgaaaaatatatggatgttgaaaaatatatggatgttgaaaaatatatggatGTTGAAAAACAAACCAATGATGACAATTTAATAGATCATGTAAAAGAGAAGGAAGGggcttttttttttcgaaTTAATAGAAGACAAAAgaatagaaataaaaaattgaCTGACATaattgttttaaaaaatattttaaatgtatattttctatttgataaaaataatcaagggtttatagataatatatatgcgTGTCATTTAATACAAAAgatatatgaaaataatattgaatttattttaaagaatataaaattgaTTGAGTATATaaaggataataataataataataataatgtaaataataaaaaggtTATGAAGGTGTTACATAAGAATAAAGGAAATCATATGGACaatataaaagatgaaataaaagaaaaaaatgaatatatgaAACAATTTGctcattttcttctttgTTTATTAATGGATATATCAATTTTTCAAATAGATGGGAATTTTacctttttaaaaaaaaaacatttcattgatataataaatcattttgTACAAACAAATAGAATCACGAAAAATAgtaacaacaacaacaataataataataataataataataatagtaataataatagtaatatatatgaatgtTTTAAATATCCTAGGAATATCATAACAAAattttatgattatatttattatatgaaacCAAAACAagatgaaaagaaaaaaattatatttgaaaaaaagaaaaggataaaatcattaaaaagaaatgtcatattatttaatgaaCAAATAGTTAATGCTAATTTGAATACACACATACATTAttttaaacaaataaaaaataaaaaattaaaaatattaaaaaatgagataaaaaaaaatgaaatgaatGAATGTTCTTTTTCACctcaaataaatatatataaaaaatgtaaaaaaaaaaattatgatacAATAGATTCCTATGAtcaaatgatatataattataacgatgaagaaaaaggaaaaacaaatatatttattccatctaaaaatataacatatgATATAGATACATCTGTTGAAAGAGAGTTATTATCTCCTActaaaaacatatttacTTATTCGAATGTGTTGTTGGATAATATGTGTTATGAAGGACAAGAGCAGGATGTTAATTCCGGGGTTAccttaaaatatataatccATCAAGGTTATAAAAAACCTAAGAAAATTCAGTGGCATGATACTTTAAgatattaa
- a CDS encoding hypothetical protein (conserved Plasmodium protein, unknown function): MTSNYIIHIGNNIINKRIKIKEFLNKYERKILEKNASAFFYLLINLLFNLSIDRFRLVINRKYIFFKKKKRIDLVFNITKKLLARNNIDIKEKKINYFLDNIKKYNDTYTTSLNTMQTSPNNSMYENCFSYNDINNKKHHLPSNTILINNSYTNKKEFFNKIYNSVNEKKENITHYNIISNVLLNNNQEFVIDKKFIYDNYFCENYNTHNIPLSQIVSLSNNSATLSPVHENTYVNFVDHYKKYDFNNKDIITFPLNSYYLQNIKNKFNEYKIKTHENYLLKKYNKKFERHFISASNTTSSSSSSISTTCYNNNNNNDNNNNNDNNNNNNNNCNNSNNLAYGKQNNFILIKKKKQTKINKYNINIFDEFLDIYLLFRLRGGKGGFGANLRNKKKKKKKKKNKNDLLLDASRSINGHRILIDKVLQTSDILLKKKQQEQILIEKLNSSHIINNNTSDEEKDFTLSNNQNKSVHDFIDHKNHITQNEESTTYTNQTNSKLHDMILMGMNKEKQNKVNNTNNQHTNINKIKKKNAIQKNDTSHKNYKLKSIDNMYNFL; this comes from the coding sequence ATGACGTCgaattatattattcacataggcaataatataataaacaaaagaataaaaattaaggaatttcttaataaatatgagAGGAAgatattagaaaaaaatgcaagtgcctttttttatcttctAATTAACttactttttaatttatcaaTTGATAGATTTAGATTAGTGATAAATcgaaaatatatatttttcaaaaaaaaaaagagaattGACCTAGtatttaatataacaaaaaaattattagcaagaaataatatagatataaaagaaaaaaaaattaattattttctagataacataaaaaagtataatGATACATATACAACATCATTGAATACTATGCAAACATCTCCAAATAATAGTATGTATGAAAATTGCTTTtcatataatgatataaataataaaaaacatCATTTACCATCAAATACTATATTAATCAATAATTCATATactaataaaaaagaattctttaataaaatatataattctgtaaatgaaaaaaaagagaatattacacattataatattatatctaATGTATTacttaataataatcaagAATTTGTTatagataaaaaatttatatatgataattatttctgtgaaaattataatacaCATAATATTCCTCTTTCTCAAATTGTATCCTTATCAAATAATTCAGCAACCCTATCACCAGTACATGAGAATACATATGTTAATTTTGTAGatcattataaaaaatatgattttaataataaagatatcATAACCTTCCCATtaaattcatattatttacaaaatatcaaaaacaaatttaatgaatacaaaataaaaacacaTGAAAATTATCtacttaaaaaatataataaaaagtttGAAAGACACTTCATAAGTGCTAGCAATACAACcagtagtagtagtagtagcATAAGTACAACTTGTtacaacaataataataataatgataataataacaataatgataacaataataataataataataattgcaataatagtaataatcTTGCTTATGGTAAACAAAACAATTTCATtcttattaaaaagaaaaaacaaacaaaaattaataaatacaatattaacatatttgATGAATTCTTAGATATCTATTTGTTATTTAGATTAAGAGGGGGTAAAGGAGGATTTGGTGCCaatttaagaaataaaaaaaaaaaaaaaaaaaaaaaaaaaaataaaaatgatcTATTATTAGATGCTTCTAGAAGTATAAATGGACATAGAATATTAATAGACAAAGTTTTACAAACCTCAGATATAttactaaaaaaaaaacaacaaGAACAAATACTAATCGAAAAATTAAACTCTTCTCacattataaataataatacaagtgatgaagaaaaagatttcacattatcaaataatcaaaataaaagtgTACATGACTTCATAGACCATAAAAATCATATTACACAAAATGAAGAATCCACGACATATACGAACCAAACAAATTCAAAACTACATGATATGATTTTAATGGGTATgaataaagaaaaacaaaataaagtAAACAATACTAATAATCAacatacaaatattaataaaattaaaaaaaaaaatgcaATTCAAAAGAATGATACAAgtcataaaaattataagtTAAAATCAATTgataatatgtataattttttataa
- a CDS encoding hypothetical protein (conserved Plasmodium protein, unknown function), which produces MSSYNNGLNRSNNYGMQSYENKGNDMNRVNSNSNNNMYFKEDRYYSNNSLMYNNNMNNSNYDNNYYNANYGMVNPYMNNMVSPNYYNNDNQYILNKKTARILYIYNMTNEYKDENFIYSLCYIYGDIESVNFMKGKNLFIVKFVSTDSALNAYKNLPTYFNNAQFELRNESKKISYFNDMVNSNKYVSPNITEKKFLSLSADKRQEIMNIKQKELLRKCNDKLNEYINMYNDKNINEENKKKLQALIKHIKARIEVLNNNQCGNVYNGINGGGIDNINNMNSINNMNSINNMNSINNMNSINNMNNVNNMNNVNNMNNVNNMNNVNNMNNINYNSNDGSTYNNYNNFTRNNQNSTTIKINSLNNIRDNEELSKYIINNNSIFLNENISYFSLFSFGEKYAIIKYNNENIAKIVFENCNMCNINVDFVQDDNENYQYNENEGMN; this is translated from the coding sequence atgagtTCTTATAATAATGGTTTGAATAGGTCAAATAACTACGGTATGCAAAGTTATGAGAATAAAGGGAATGATATGAATCGTGttaatagtaatagtaataataatatgtattttaaaGAAGACCGATATTATAGTAATAATTCGttaatgtataataataatatgaataactctaattatgataacaattattataatgcAAATTATGGGATGGTTAACCCATACATGAATAATATGGTATCTccaaattattataataatgataaccaatatatattaaataagaAAACAGCAAGgattttatatatctataatatgacaaatgaatataaagatgaaaattttatatatagtttatgttatatttatggAGATATTGAAAGTGTAAATTTTATGAAAggaaaaaatttatttattgtaaAATTTGTGTCTACTGACAGTGCTTTAAATGCCTATAAAAATTTACCAacttattttaataatgcTCAATTTGAATTAAGAAATGAATCGAAAAAAATTAGTTATTTTAACGACATGGttaatagtaataaatatgtgtCTCCAAATATAACagaaaagaaatttttatctttaaGTGCTGATAAAAGACAGgaaattatgaatattaaacaaaaggagttattaagaaaatgtaatgataaattgaatgaatatataaacatgtacaatgataaaaatataaatgaagaaaataaaaaaaaattgcaagcattaataaaacatataaaagCAAGAATTGAAGtcttaaataataatcaatgtggaaatgtatataatgGAATAAATGGTGGAGGtattgataatataaataatatgaacagtataaataatatgaacagtataaataatatgaacagtataaataatatgaacagtataaataacatgaacaatgtaaataatatgaacaatgtaaataatatgaacaatgtaaataatatgaacaatgtaaataatatgaacaatataaattataatagtAACGATGGGTCCACTTACAATAATTACAATAACTTTACAAGAAATAATCAGAATAGCACTACTATAAAAATTAACTCATTAAACAATATTAGGGATAATGAAGAATTGAgcaaatatattataaacaacaattccatttttttaaatgagaatatatcatatttttctttattttcatttggTGAAAAATATGctattataaaatataataatgagaATATTGCAAAAATTGTTTTTGAGAATTGTAATATGTGTAATATTAATGTAGACTTTGTTCAGgatgataatgaaaacTATCAGTATAACGAAAACGAAGGAATGAActag
- a CDS encoding hypothetical protein (conserved Plasmodium protein, unknown function) — protein MLRLSNSFHTGSSTASKKCEGEKKVKNKGNVGKRDNKNKHENKDKNKDEYENNNNNMNEERNIYENGNISESNYINTNNKDECYKIYDKSNTYDNYACDDYNINNYNSSYIEHFNNSLNKEQNVIYKKKTNNFNVNKAIVIKNKITYNKEKEVKNISMPLYNYKTNEMNKLSFDISNMNISPMNQKYINKNTSLKSICTNNNNNNKRNVLIDDLKTIKSEIVELRNHNNTCNDKLVKDLVMYSFSNSVHVDLKKEDMLIQYEKYKHNKKEKKRKRNNNYKMKYKIFKKSVLYSNYYGPDIIHLFNQTKLNLSFYQREIDDFLNVIRNLQNIVLIEREKYNELKEVLKYTTEEIEKENSKLYEELNTYKQKYNKLKGYISNIGYGNLFNIKYNDDKNIKYNNNKEKSYMDLGNIYDNEYNEDNYDSIDMDKEVEKEYDYVIVNKNFNLGNDYCNNKYINRSRNSKNSSLLNYLDF, from the exons atgttacGATTGTCTAATTCGTTTCATACTGGTTCATCAACCGCTTCTAAGAAATGTGAAGGGGagaaaaaagtaaaaaacAAAGGAAATGTAGGGAAAAGAgacaataaaaataaacatgaaaataaagataaaaataaagatgaatatgaaaataataataataatatgaatgaagaaagaaatatatatgaaaatggAAATATAAGTGAAtcaaattatattaatactaataataaggatgaatgttataaaatttaCGATAAGAGTAATACTTATGATAATTATGCCTGTgatgattataatataaataattataatagtTCATATATTGAACACTTTAATAATTCGTTAAATAAAGAACAGAATGtaatttacaaaaaaaaaacaaataattttaatgtaaataaagcaattgtaataaaaaacaaaataacatataataaagaaaaggaaGTGAAGAATATATCTATGCccttatataattataaaactAATGAAATGAATAAACTATCATTTGATATTTctaatatgaatatatcTCCTATGaatcaaaaatatattaataagaaCACTAGTTTAAAAAGTATATGtactaataataataataataataaaagaaatgtattaattgatgatttaaaaacaataaaaagTGAAATAGTTGAATTAAgaaatcataataatacatGTAATGATAAACTTGTTAAAGATTTGGTTATGTATTCATTTAGTAATTCAGTTCATGTggatttaaaaaaagaagacATGTTAATacaatatgaaaaatataaacataataagaaagaaaagaaaCGAAAAcgtaataataattataaaatgaaatataaaatttttaaaaaaagtgTATTATATTCAAATTATTACGGTCCAGATATTATACATTTGTTTAATCAAACCAAATTAAATCTGAGTTTTTATCAAAGGGAAATTGATGATTTCTTGAATGTTATAAGgaatttacaaaatat AGTTCTAATAGAAAGGGAGAAATATAACGAACTTAAAGAAGTGCTGAAATATACCACAGAAGAGATAGAGAAAGAGAACAGCAAGTTATatgaagaattaaatacatataaacaaaaatataacaaattaaaAGGTTACATATCAAATATTGGATATggaaatttatttaatataaagtataacgatgataaaaatattaaatataataataataaagaaaagaGTTATATGGATCTgggaaatatatatgataatgaatataatgaagataattATGATAGTATAGATATGGATAAAGAGGTTGAGAAAGAGTATGATTATGTCATcgttaataaaaatttcaaTTTAGGAAATGattattgtaataataaatatattaatagaTCTAGGAATAGTAAAAattcttctttattaaattatctAGATTTCTAA
- a CDS encoding JmjC domain containing protein: MSGSKKEEKNFDEYAKSIKLKIKKISKDEIKTARTYEEVIKKYNIKKVPKVSNLSNDNSSDYFYNFYYEKKQPLIISKLQDKIGQCIKIFNSTNIIKHIGDTKVSIHVGNSKFLNNVDKNFRYTLSTLKEFIELISKEDDKKEPFKIHCTKDKIYIKFKKKNKQIKHSDISSYNSNINNDVEKKNENYLCDILKTTLNKKDDYHNEKKDSINNVYNNTHMYFIHNNNKNLYYYYYRSLGVNQFKDVSNIKKMNSFIRDNFFLPQPIYPPYHLFDFFSSILRIGQTNLFIWLHYDIPDNFLIQIKGRKKILLIPPKYIQYFNIIDSSSSYNLFHILTNKKLNTREKSIKKILCKYSYVADLYEGDILFIPSLWLHYVYNMPPHTYMKRKYKQIHQFCYIKKKKQKKKKKKKRKIKLKNKHINETLYERKKYIRIFSYGYSKFKFIGNHQIKKKNKISYIHSKKQIKIYKERNDNNNNDNHHNNHNINNNDNIMINDDELIKHYNHLQNASYYLQSKYNINNIDSNNKIIHNISNGIISKEHNVNKNNHSSNVEKEKYNDSQNNTHIDAKLNISINYFFRKKNEAMIFNKKDLYGNQDINVANQIFKKIQKEIEPLLNMNPKYKNFYIQKIKGLLYANLDEDYI, translated from the coding sequence atgtcAGGATCTAAAAAAGAAGAGAAAAACTTTGATGAGTACGCAAAATCCATAAAActtaaaataaaaaaaatatcgaaagatgaaataaaaacaGCCAGGACATACGAAGAggttataaaaaaatataatataaaaaaagttcCTAAGGTATCAAACTTATCAAATGATAATTCATctgattatttttataatttttattatgaaaagAAGCAACCTCTTATTATATCAAAATTACAAGATAAGATAGGGCAATGCATAAAGATATTCAACAgtacaaatattattaaacaTATAGGAGATACAAAGGTAAGTATACATGTAGGTAATTCTAAATTCTTAAATAATGTAGATAAAAATTTTCGTTATACATTATCTACGTTGAAAGAATTTATTGAGTTGATTTCAAAAGAGGATGATAAAAAGGAACCTTTTAAAATACATTGTACAAAAGACAAAAtctatataaaatttaaaaaaaaaaataagcAAATAAAACACTCAGatatttcttcatataatagtaatataaataatgatgtggagaaaaaaaatgaaaactATTTGTGTGATATTTTAAAGACAACTTTAAACAAAAAGGATGATTAtcataatgaaaaaaaggatTCCATAAATAAcgtatataataatactcatatgtattttatccataataataataaaaatctgtattattattattatcgATCTCTTGGTGTGAACCAATTTAAAGATGTttcaaatattaaaaagatgAACTCCTTTATTAGagataatttttttttacctCAACCTATATATCCTCCTTATCAtctttttgattttttttcttccaTATTAAGAATTGGACAAACcaatttatttatatggtTACATTATGATATACCAGATAATTTcttaatacaaataaaaggaagaaaaaaaattttattaataccaccaaaatatattcaatattttaatattattgattcctcttcttcatataacttatttcatattttaacaaacaaaaaattaaatacaAGAGAGAAATCCATTAAGAAAATACTCTGTAAATATTCTTATGTAGCCGATTTATATGAAGGagatattttatttattcctTCCTTGTGGTTACATTATGTTTACAACATGCCACcacatacatatatgaaaagaaaatataaacaaatcCATCAATTCtgttatattaaaaagaaaaaacaaaaaaaaaaaaaaaaaaaaaaaaggaaaataaaattaaaaaataaacatataaatgaaaCCTTATAtgaaaggaaaaaatatatacgCATTTTTTCTTATGGATATTCTAAATTTAAATTCATAGGAAACCatcaaattaaaaaaaaaaataaaatatcataCATTCATAgtaaaaaacaaattaaaatatataaagaaagaaatgataataataataatgataatcatcataataatcataatattaataataatgataacaTCATGattaatgatgatgaattaataaaacattataATCACTTACAAAATGcttcatattatttacaaagtaaatataatataaacaacATAGATAGtaataacaaaattatacataacATATCAAATGGTATCATTTCTAAGGAGcataatgtaaataaaaataatcattCCTCAAATgtagaaaaagaaaaatataacgATTCGCAAAATAATACACATATAGATGccaaattaaatataagtatcaattatttttttagaaAGAAAAACGAAGCCATgatttttaataaaaaggatTTATATGGAAATCAAGATATAAATGTAGCCAAtcaaatttttaaaaaaattcaaaaagaaatagaaccattattaaatatgaatccaaaatataagaatttttatatacaaaaaattaaggGCCTTCTTTACGCAAACCTAGATGaagattatatataa
- a CDS encoding mitochondrial chaperone BCS1, putative: MQKLIRTKNGEGVGENENNINLSIDENSGFFESIFKNIRKNEYFNAGVGIISVGALVTVVNRLNSCVYQTIKKNIFTSLEITINDNAYYWILEYIVKKGVISRHLSLKTQMTNEKNKKNVLFSFLPSVGNHLLFYDNHFIFVERSRDKNMISEVNRSMPFENIKLSTFIWSKYVFEKILNDAKVYIEKKEEGKTLVYKSFGPEWRPFGNPKNKRPINSVILPENLNEYIINDIQTFLNSSKWYIDKGIPYRRCYLLHGPPGCGKSSLITALAGYFDFNICTININDIYLTDDRFIHLLATIPPKTILILEDIDFIFINDPIMKYTNNDQNSSSNSSIFTGTNNHSTIKTLGVSYSGLLNALDGIVATEERIIFMTTNNIEKLPPTLIRPGRVDMKILIPYANIYQYKKMFLRFFPEHHELSNKFAKIFQDFHLSMAEIQSFFLFSKVDPYKTVQNAEEWVRTYAQARENKK; encoded by the coding sequence atgcAAAAATTGATAAGAACAAAAAATGGTGAAGGTGTAGGGGAGAAcgaaaataatataaatttaagTATAGATGAGAATAGTGGTTTTTTTGAAtcaatatttaaaaatataagaaaaaatgaatatttcAATGCAGGTGTTGGTATTATATCTGTAGGAGCTCTAGTTACTGTAGTGAATAGATTAAATAGTTGTGTGTATCAaactataaaaaaaaatatatttacatcTCTTGAAATAACTATTAATGATAATGCTTATTATTGGATTTTAGAATACATAGTAAAAAAAGGAGTAATAAGCAGACATTTAAGCTTAAAAACACAAATGACaaatgagaaaaataaGAAGAATGTTTTGTTCTCCTTTTTACCAAGTGTAGGaaatcatttattattttatgataatcattttatatttgttgAAAGAAGCCgagataaaaatatgatatcTGAAGTTAATAGATCAATGCCctttgaaaatataaaattaagtACTTTTATATGGTcaaaatatgtatttgagaaaatattaaatgatgcaaaagtatatatagaaaaaaaagaagaaggAAAAACATTAGTATATAAAAGTTTTGGACCAGAATGGAGGCCATTTGGTAATCccaaaaataaaagacCAATAAATTCCGTAATTTTACCAGAAAATCTAAACgagtatataataaatgatattCAAACATTTCTAAATTCAAGTAAATGGTATATTGATAAAGGGATACCTTATAGAAGATGCTATCTTTTACATGGTCCACCCGGTTGTGGAAAAAGTAGTCTTATAACAGCACTAGCTGgttattttgattttaatatatgtactataaatattaatgatatatatttaacaGATGATAgatttatacatttattagCAACTATACCACCTAAAACTATTTTAATACTAGAAGATAttgattttatttttattaatgatcctataatgaaatatacTAATAATGATCAAAATTCTTCATCAAATTCATCTATTTTTACAGGCACAAATAATCATAGTACAATCAAAACATTAGGAGTCTCATATAGTGGATTATTAAATGCTTTAGATGGTATTGTTGCAACAGAAgaaagaattatttttatgacaacaaataatattgaaaaattaCCACCTACCTTAATAAGACCAGGCAGAGTAGATATGAAAATACTTATACCATATGCTAATATCTatcaatataaaaaaatgttccTTCGATTTTTTCCTGAGCATCATGAACTCTCCAACAAATTCGCTAAAATATTCCAGGATTTCCACTTAAGCATGGCTGAAATACAatctttctttttattttccaaGGTAGACCCTTATAAAACTGTTCAAAATGCCGAAGAATGGGTAAGAACATATGCCCAAGCAAgggaaaataaaaaataa